A genomic region of Enterococcus sp. 12C11_DIV0727 contains the following coding sequences:
- a CDS encoding pectate lyase-like adhesive domain-containing protein: MNEMIKKRKFQLVGMSIAILSILILAMFSQLHSSTSKIFAKSPISLTTVEEELYANEVFHIKISDTRAENELKKSDESSPSTDLGESKKDWQIRLPEGIEFNESEERAMLLQEDPKAAFPVFNWNEETRMLTITVNSTQSSLKLALLAEKSGDYSLTLTDEANSVGQGELKVVVKESKENTENSQAPANLDLAQPRALSSRAAGTAEVTDWQSFVEAIADNTVNTISIQNDITLSGTLNNYKDLFSVSSVDLTSAQNVYLYINKNATARSLTIDGNGHNFNFGNLAIGFLNQTSYVSGSSGTIFGYWDLKFQNINMSSSNYSGPFYISSYTATESAANGLTGTIRSNANISYDLTSATNTRNVTDFLGYTIGLNDPWVTNVELLNDIYTTAPTYSSSYFIYSPYLRYSQNVTSTTSIGIASGGESHMYFQLQGNARTVKVNGNNYTLDFGSLCFSFLVYNNLGSKEWDIQFSNMTVYHGNYWGAMIFNNGANGGKMTMDNYTGYGTQFLESQQTNLTLKNKVHLEQQRTWTSVRKDGTTIRTWNVNNYQQGSLAISTAVVEDNADVYISSLGSNVLYIPSGSFEIGKNVKLKLERGNQTTAAEYYNTNLNISGGVLSVGEGSTVDILNHHGTFGGAVYLGSATSELNIGKNATVNIQTDAYSGTGNNDINYNPIYMNGGSINVSGNLNVKGVNMGASTTDLFYVANNSTFIVQPNASFDIQSDSTSITQYLLRMGGASSTFKFSDAKRVNLQKNKALTSGTTTNNGLIWSQGNLDVSVQNVFQWSLNNVAGGADGDNGYTYEYIPMSNMRLAYGSGFNPTITASNAMTNETLTRFNANFTTRGQQRVLFTRVPDPNIAIHSIATDNRGNNSSTTVSGYAIPNAYIRIWDVPVNNSITAAFDPSTDSVKSPVEDTSTPAEYRANFTTKSDAAGNWSVTVPAGHYFTAGSVIYAYGFANLKAEEVTQTVLDKTPPTASPVTYYMTKGDPLPAAKDMVKDVSDTSPVNTGFDYAYTDPTTAETAANTPGTHTVQINVSDKAVDADGNPAPNTKVVESTLVVYDQASGVSGSDFEASYVDIRNLSETELKNYILQHSKPEAYKLTNGIKTDLTQFVTVTDFGGLNNVSQLQPKAYTVTLAVKAADSGLPTDITTTIQVTVVDVDAVLSVEFLNEANQVLPGYTVKLNTQVGDTIDLTKEESVTTQLTNLTKAGYDIAERPANETAVKINNTALTVQYKLQGVLSLTSVPSALDFGSLAYNATTKRVEDPEFDKQLVVTDTRADAANGWRLTATLTTPMKNGSGQELVNALRYVADGKETILNTNAQVVYTNSKGTAGSFDVSDSWGKTANTDGIKLQINSSDTVYTGDYVGVITWKVMAGQP, encoded by the coding sequence ATGAATGAAATGATTAAAAAAAGAAAATTTCAATTAGTTGGAATGAGCATAGCCATTCTTTCGATCCTTATTTTAGCTATGTTTTCACAGCTGCATTCTTCTACAAGTAAGATTTTTGCCAAATCACCGATTTCGTTGACAACTGTTGAAGAGGAACTTTATGCAAATGAAGTATTTCATATAAAGATCTCTGACACAAGAGCTGAAAACGAGCTAAAGAAGTCTGATGAGAGTAGTCCATCAACTGATTTGGGTGAGTCAAAAAAAGATTGGCAAATTCGTCTTCCTGAAGGAATAGAGTTTAATGAATCAGAAGAAAGAGCCATGCTTTTACAGGAAGATCCAAAAGCAGCGTTTCCTGTTTTTAATTGGAATGAAGAAACGCGGATGTTGACTATCACAGTGAATAGTACTCAATCTTCCCTGAAATTAGCATTATTAGCAGAAAAAAGTGGCGACTATTCACTGACATTGACCGATGAAGCAAATAGTGTTGGTCAAGGAGAGTTAAAAGTTGTCGTCAAAGAATCGAAAGAGAATACGGAAAATAGCCAAGCTCCTGCCAATTTAGATCTCGCTCAGCCGAGAGCATTAAGCAGCCGTGCTGCTGGAACAGCAGAAGTAACAGATTGGCAAAGTTTTGTTGAGGCGATCGCAGATAACACAGTGAATACTATTTCGATACAAAATGATATTACACTGTCAGGCACGTTAAATAACTATAAGGATTTATTTAGTGTTAGTTCAGTTGATCTAACCAGTGCGCAAAATGTTTATTTATATATCAATAAAAATGCGACTGCACGCTCACTAACGATTGATGGAAATGGTCATAACTTTAATTTTGGCAACTTAGCGATAGGCTTTTTAAACCAAACGAGTTATGTATCAGGAAGTTCAGGCACTATTTTTGGTTATTGGGATTTAAAATTTCAAAACATTAATATGAGTTCTTCAAACTATTCCGGCCCATTTTATATTTCATCGTATACGGCAACAGAGAGCGCTGCGAATGGATTGACAGGAACGATTCGAAGTAACGCGAATATTTCTTATGACCTTACTTCAGCTACCAATACGAGAAATGTGACCGACTTTTTAGGTTACACGATTGGACTAAATGATCCATGGGTAACAAATGTAGAACTGTTAAATGATATCTACACAACTGCCCCAACGTATTCATCCAGTTACTTCATTTATAGTCCATATTTACGGTACTCGCAAAATGTGACTTCAACAACATCGATTGGTATAGCTTCTGGTGGTGAGTCACACATGTATTTCCAGTTACAAGGTAATGCACGAACTGTTAAAGTGAATGGAAACAATTACACACTAGATTTTGGTTCACTTTGTTTTTCTTTTTTAGTCTACAATAACTTGGGGTCAAAAGAATGGGATATCCAATTTAGTAATATGACGGTTTACCATGGTAATTATTGGGGCGCAATGATTTTCAACAATGGTGCCAATGGTGGAAAGATGACCATGGACAATTATACTGGTTATGGAACACAGTTTTTAGAGTCGCAACAAACCAATTTAACCCTGAAAAACAAAGTCCATTTAGAACAACAACGTACGTGGACTTCTGTAAGAAAAGACGGGACAACGATTCGTACATGGAACGTGAATAATTACCAACAAGGAAGTTTAGCGATTTCCACAGCTGTTGTAGAAGATAATGCAGATGTTTATATTTCTTCACTTGGATCAAACGTTCTTTACATTCCATCAGGTAGTTTTGAAATCGGTAAAAATGTAAAACTAAAATTGGAACGTGGCAATCAAACAACTGCCGCCGAATACTATAATACCAACTTGAATATTTCAGGCGGTGTATTATCCGTTGGTGAAGGCTCTACCGTTGACATTTTAAACCATCACGGAACATTCGGTGGTGCTGTCTATTTAGGATCCGCCACATCTGAGTTAAATATTGGAAAAAATGCGACGGTCAATATCCAAACAGATGCCTATTCTGGAACGGGAAACAATGATATAAACTATAATCCAATTTACATGAATGGTGGTTCCATTAACGTTTCAGGAAACTTAAATGTTAAAGGGGTAAACATGGGGGCCAGCACAACAGATTTATTCTATGTTGCAAATAACTCAACCTTTATCGTTCAACCGAATGCTTCGTTTGATATTCAAAGCGACAGCACGTCTATCACGCAATATTTATTACGAATGGGTGGCGCATCATCAACCTTTAAATTCTCAGATGCAAAACGCGTGAATCTGCAAAAAAACAAAGCCTTGACCAGTGGAACAACGACAAATAATGGCTTGATTTGGTCTCAAGGAAACCTAGATGTTTCAGTTCAAAACGTCTTCCAATGGTCACTAAATAATGTGGCTGGCGGAGCTGATGGCGATAATGGGTATACGTATGAGTACATTCCTATGAGTAATATGCGATTAGCTTATGGAAGTGGCTTTAATCCTACGATCACAGCATCTAATGCGATGACAAATGAAACGTTGACTAGATTTAACGCGAATTTTACAACGAGAGGACAACAACGAGTTCTCTTTACCCGAGTACCAGATCCAAATATTGCGATTCATAGCATTGCAACCGATAATCGGGGCAATAACAGTTCGACTACTGTATCTGGCTACGCGATTCCAAATGCTTATATCCGTATCTGGGATGTACCGGTCAACAACTCGATTACGGCAGCCTTTGATCCATCAACAGATAGCGTAAAATCACCTGTAGAAGATACGTCTACTCCAGCTGAATACCGTGCGAATTTTACAACGAAATCAGATGCGGCAGGAAATTGGTCCGTAACTGTACCAGCAGGGCATTATTTTACAGCTGGAAGTGTCATTTATGCTTACGGATTTGCGAATCTAAAAGCAGAGGAAGTGACACAAACAGTCTTGGATAAAACACCACCTACAGCTTCACCGGTGACTTATTATATGACGAAAGGTGATCCTTTGCCTGCAGCAAAAGACATGGTGAAAGATGTTAGTGATACAAGTCCAGTCAATACTGGTTTTGATTATGCCTATACGGATCCTACTACGGCAGAAACAGCAGCGAATACGCCAGGAACACACACGGTACAGATCAATGTATCTGACAAGGCGGTTGATGCTGATGGAAATCCAGCGCCGAATACTAAAGTCGTTGAGTCAACGTTAGTTGTCTATGACCAGGCTTCAGGTGTTTCAGGTTCTGATTTTGAAGCATCGTATGTAGATATTCGTAATTTATCAGAAACAGAATTAAAGAATTATATCCTACAGCATAGTAAACCAGAAGCCTATAAACTGACAAATGGAATCAAAACAGACTTGACTCAATTTGTCACGGTAACGGACTTTGGCGGTTTAAATAATGTGAGTCAACTTCAACCAAAAGCCTACACTGTAACATTAGCGGTAAAAGCAGCTGATTCAGGATTACCTACAGATATCACAACAACGATCCAAGTAACTGTTGTGGATGTTGATGCCGTATTATCTGTTGAATTCTTAAATGAAGCAAACCAAGTGTTACCTGGGTATACCGTTAAACTAAATACCCAAGTCGGAGATACGATTGACTTAACAAAAGAAGAAAGTGTTACCACACAACTTACGAATCTAACGAAAGCCGGGTATGATATTGCCGAACGACCAGCAAATGAAACTGCGGTGAAGATTAATAATACTGCACTAACGGTTCAATACAAATTGCAAGGCGTATTGAGTTTGACCTCGGTACCAAGCGCTTTAGATTTTGGCTCGCTTGCTTATAATGCAACAACCAAACGAGTAGAAGACCCAGAATTTGATAAACAACTAGTTGTTACAGATACTCGGGCAGATGCTGCCAATGGTTGGCGTTTGACGGCTACGCTGACAACACCGATGAAAAACGGCAGCGGCCAAGAATTAGTCAATGCTTTACGCTATGTTGCAGATGGTAAGGAAACGATTTTAAATACGAATGCACAAGTCGTTTATACCAATAGTAAAGGCACTGCAGGTAGCTTTGATGTTAGTGACAGTTGGGGCAAAACGGCCAATACTGACGGGATAAAATTACAAATCAATTCATCTGATACAGTGTATACAGGAGATTATGTCGGCGTAATTACGTGGAAAGTCATGGCCGGACAACCATAA
- a CDS encoding DUF916 and DUF3324 domain-containing protein: MKKNIKTIKQWLLPILIITIGLFFSPSTNHAEEKQNNNPAGATGFTYSITFPDNQVKKDLGYFKLQMEPGKNQQISIALSNPGTEKVTIDVKLNGAKTNQNGVIEYGESTIKNDPSLPFDFTNIVTGPETVELAPGETKNLDLTIQMPETSFDGVIAGGIQLMRANQNGTTSNEGGSKIINQYAYVIGVVLQESEKVLAPNLELNSVKAGQSNYRNAIFINYSNVMAAYLNDMTVEVQIKPKGKDTVLYERKQTAMRMAPNSFIDFPVSMNGERMVAGDYVADILVTSGDKKWAWTKDFTISDKDANKFNERDVGLVQEKGLDWKLIALIVAGVLVLIILIFVIIRILRKKKQEKELALKKERKKKKQQGSSNGKSSKKKD, encoded by the coding sequence ATGAAAAAAAACATAAAAACAATCAAACAATGGCTTTTACCGATCCTAATCATAACCATCGGTCTGTTTTTTAGTCCATCCACGAATCATGCTGAAGAAAAACAAAATAACAATCCTGCTGGCGCAACAGGATTTACGTACAGCATTACCTTTCCTGATAATCAAGTCAAAAAAGACCTAGGGTACTTTAAATTGCAAATGGAGCCAGGTAAAAATCAACAGATTTCCATCGCATTAAGTAATCCTGGTACTGAAAAAGTGACGATTGACGTTAAATTAAATGGGGCAAAGACGAACCAAAATGGTGTGATTGAATATGGTGAATCCACAATTAAAAACGATCCATCATTACCCTTTGATTTTACCAACATTGTAACAGGACCAGAGACAGTTGAACTGGCACCTGGGGAAACCAAGAATCTGGATTTGACTATTCAAATGCCAGAAACAAGCTTTGATGGTGTGATTGCTGGCGGAATCCAGTTGATGAGAGCAAATCAAAATGGCACGACTTCTAATGAAGGCGGCTCAAAAATCATTAACCAATATGCCTATGTGATTGGTGTTGTGTTGCAGGAATCAGAAAAAGTGCTTGCTCCAAATTTAGAATTAAACAGTGTAAAAGCTGGACAAAGCAATTATCGCAATGCTATTTTTATTAACTATTCCAATGTGATGGCAGCCTATTTAAATGATATGACAGTTGAAGTCCAAATCAAACCCAAGGGCAAAGACACTGTTCTTTACGAACGCAAACAAACCGCCATGAGAATGGCACCCAATTCCTTTATTGACTTTCCTGTCAGTATGAATGGGGAACGCATGGTGGCGGGTGATTATGTAGCGGATATTCTCGTGACGTCTGGTGACAAAAAATGGGCTTGGACTAAAGACTTTACCATTTCAGATAAAGATGCGAATAAATTCAACGAACGGGATGTTGGCTTAGTACAAGAAAAAGGACTGGACTGGAAATTGATTGCTCTGATCGTTGCAGGTGTATTAGTGCTGATTATCTTGATCTTCGTGATTATTCGGATACTCCGTAAGAAAAAACAAGAAAAAGAATTAGCTTTAAAAAAAGAACGTAAAAAGAAAAAACAGCAAGGTTCATCTAATGGAAAAAGTAGTAAGAAAAAGGATTAG
- a CDS encoding TIGR04197 family type VII secretion effector, translated as MPKDINSNSAVAQAVATSIASSVSSLNQETTITKDTQTTVAGNSNAQQAITQLTTFNTSLVQAITQASNNIRSVAAEFEAVDQRIAQMQYNQMLP; from the coding sequence ATGCCAAAGGATATAAACAGTAATTCCGCAGTAGCACAAGCTGTCGCTACTTCTATAGCATCATCGGTGAGTTCTTTAAATCAAGAGACAACAATCACAAAAGATACCCAAACGACCGTTGCAGGCAATAGCAATGCGCAACAAGCAATCACGCAACTAACGACCTTTAATACCTCACTTGTCCAAGCCATTACCCAAGCAAGTAACAATATCCGGTCAGTGGCAGCTGAATTCGAAGCAGTTGATCAACGAATCGCTCAAATGCAGTATAACCAAATGCTTCCTTAA
- a CDS encoding WxL domain-containing protein: MKLTQIGIWSLAIASLVLVRETGIIAQAAPETLDQSGSVSIKGSVVTNPVDPENPGNVVDPGDSPSTEGPLRIDYVSALDFGESKISKNGRTYHALAQQFFGETGPRGSYIQITDQQAESSGWTLQVKQNYQFTNPIIQETGEQDLKGAVLSLDKGWANSSGTSEAPTVMRETIALNSIGSAYEVATARAGSGKGVWTIAFGASETNSSDQPVTLTPVVNQSGKPVIDSIYSKPVYSNSAITLSIPEATKIHPVEYQTEITWILAKLP; encoded by the coding sequence ATGAAGTTAACACAAATCGGTATCTGGTCGTTAGCAATTGCCAGTTTGGTTCTAGTTAGAGAAACAGGCATAATTGCCCAAGCTGCCCCTGAAACGCTTGATCAATCAGGCTCAGTTAGTATCAAGGGAAGTGTGGTGACAAATCCTGTTGACCCTGAAAATCCAGGGAATGTTGTTGATCCAGGGGATAGTCCTTCAACCGAAGGCCCCCTTCGTATTGACTATGTTTCTGCTCTTGATTTTGGTGAAAGTAAAATTTCTAAAAATGGACGGACCTATCATGCGCTTGCGCAGCAATTTTTTGGTGAAACAGGCCCTAGAGGTAGTTACATTCAAATTACAGATCAACAAGCAGAATCGTCTGGGTGGACGTTACAAGTCAAACAAAACTATCAGTTTACCAATCCCATCATTCAAGAAACGGGTGAGCAGGATTTAAAAGGTGCGGTTCTTTCGTTAGATAAAGGATGGGCCAATTCAAGTGGTACAAGTGAAGCCCCAACTGTAATGCGAGAAACGATCGCGTTAAATTCAATTGGTTCAGCATACGAAGTCGCAACTGCCAGAGCAGGAAGCGGTAAAGGCGTTTGGACCATTGCCTTTGGCGCATCGGAGACGAATTCTAGCGATCAACCTGTAACACTGACACCTGTAGTAAATCAATCAGGAAAACCGGTGATAGATAGTATTTATAGTAAACCAGTGTATAGCAATTCAGCAATCACACTAAGTATACCGGAAGCAACGAAGATTCATCCGGTAGAATACCAAACGGAGATAACTTGGATATTAGCCAAGTTGCCTTAA
- a CDS encoding DUF3958 family protein, translating into MSNLEKINQQKIQLEREQEKLEDLKRDINQTEEHYEEYFFYQKQLFNELQEEFAQSQTDMLYQDMAEQINWQSRGVQDFLEEQQQELKKQTRTLEDQQEDLHWQEIKTKEERSEQHEY; encoded by the coding sequence ATGTCCAACCTTGAAAAAATCAATCAACAAAAAATCCAACTCGAACGTGAACAAGAAAAACTCGAAGATCTAAAACGTGACATTAACCAAACAGAAGAACACTACGAAGAATATTTTTTCTATCAAAAGCAATTATTCAATGAATTACAAGAAGAATTTGCTCAAAGCCAGACAGATATGTTGTACCAAGATATGGCCGAGCAAATCAACTGGCAAAGCCGAGGCGTTCAAGATTTTTTAGAAGAGCAACAGCAAGAACTAAAAAAACAAACAAGAACGTTAGAGGATCAACAAGAAGACTTACATTGGCAAGAAATAAAAACAAAAGAAGAAAGGTCGGAACAGCATGAGTATTGA
- a CDS encoding WxL domain-containing protein, producing the protein MKARSLCASTLVAILGVTVLGAATPAFAAPTELTSEGTVKVTEGTAGGGGSETVDPENPGEKLPPVDPTSPGENTNPDSGSLVIEKTTDLDFGSVETSANAVTSFAKPMTFNGGTTKRGAYVQWADVRAGGVFGYTITAQLTKQFTSGANVLSGSTIDFSNGFAAAQGDNTNTVPSNVQTGFQLTEAANDAKPVVVADKANKEGKGRYVMEFGQSSSSTVGTVGTDANSVKLTIPAATASNMAVADYTATVTWKITAAE; encoded by the coding sequence ATGAAAGCAAGAAGTCTTTGTGCATCAACATTAGTAGCAATTTTAGGAGTAACGGTTTTAGGAGCGGCAACACCTGCATTCGCAGCGCCAACTGAACTAACTTCAGAAGGTACAGTAAAAGTTACAGAAGGTACTGCCGGTGGTGGAGGGTCTGAAACAGTCGATCCAGAAAATCCTGGAGAAAAATTACCCCCAGTAGATCCAACATCGCCAGGTGAAAATACAAATCCAGATTCAGGATCATTAGTTATTGAGAAAACAACCGATTTAGATTTTGGGTCAGTTGAAACATCTGCAAATGCAGTAACAAGCTTTGCAAAACCAATGACATTTAACGGTGGAACAACAAAACGTGGTGCTTATGTACAATGGGCTGACGTTCGTGCCGGAGGCGTTTTCGGTTATACAATCACAGCACAATTAACAAAACAATTCACATCAGGAGCAAACGTATTATCTGGTTCAACAATTGACTTTAGCAATGGATTTGCTGCAGCACAAGGCGATAACACAAATACTGTTCCTTCAAACGTTCAAACTGGTTTCCAATTAACAGAAGCAGCGAACGATGCAAAACCAGTCGTTGTTGCAGACAAAGCAAACAAAGAAGGAAAAGGACGTTACGTAATGGAATTTGGTCAAAGTTCTTCTTCAACAGTAGGTACTGTTGGAACTGATGCAAATTCTGTGAAATTAACAATTCCTGCAGCAACTGCTTCAAACATGGCTGTAGCGGATTACACTGCTACTGTAACTTGGAAAATTACTGCTGCTGAATAA
- a CDS encoding LPXTG cell wall anchor domain-containing protein, with protein MKHKTTKIIVCSLVVLLGIFSYSSSASANEGTGGQVNRGGKISFYEESTEPTDSSTSTEPSSQKPTTPSATAKPAGKNLPSTGELLRHYGIFGIGILILLALLLFLRKGRKGEQK; from the coding sequence ATGAAACATAAAACAACAAAAATAATCGTCTGCTCTCTGGTTGTGTTGCTAGGTATTTTTAGTTACTCAAGTAGTGCAAGTGCCAATGAAGGAACAGGTGGCCAGGTCAATCGAGGTGGTAAGATTTCGTTTTACGAAGAATCGACCGAACCAACCGATTCATCTACCAGTACTGAACCAAGTTCACAGAAACCGACAACACCAAGTGCAACAGCGAAACCAGCTGGAAAAAATCTTCCCAGTACGGGTGAGCTGCTGAGACACTACGGCATTTTTGGCATAGGGATATTAATCCTACTGGCACTGCTTCTCTTTTTACGAAAAGGTAGAAAGGGGGAGCAAAAATGA
- the lepB gene encoding signal peptidase I: MEKESKRIRKKKPSTTRKKRSSQKVPAKKTGNKKRPHHNKKIKRQKQPVKNYLKELIVAISLSVVLILVISSFFLTIVTVHGFSMIPTLREKDQILVQKTTDFKRFDLVAFKSGNGNTQIRRVIGLPEEKIAYTDDTLFVNDQPIDEKFIMDEINESQRNGKNYTEDFTNRTLTSAVVIPEGYYLVLGDNRPYATDSRHYGLIAKENVIGKITMQLLPFGEMKSF; this comes from the coding sequence ATGGAGAAAGAATCAAAGCGCATAAGAAAAAAGAAACCGTCAACTACAAGAAAAAAACGTTCTTCTCAAAAAGTACCAGCAAAAAAGACAGGAAACAAAAAAAGACCACACCATAATAAAAAGATCAAACGCCAAAAACAACCTGTTAAAAACTATCTAAAAGAACTTATCGTTGCTATAAGTTTGAGTGTCGTATTGATACTTGTCATCAGCTCCTTTTTTCTAACGATCGTAACGGTTCACGGTTTTAGTATGATCCCAACGTTACGAGAAAAAGATCAGATCCTTGTTCAAAAAACAACTGACTTCAAACGTTTTGATTTAGTTGCGTTTAAAAGTGGCAATGGGAACACGCAAATTAGACGAGTCATTGGTCTGCCAGAAGAAAAAATTGCGTATACGGATGATACACTTTTCGTGAATGACCAACCGATAGATGAAAAATTTATTATGGATGAAATCAATGAAAGCCAGCGCAATGGCAAAAATTATACAGAAGATTTCACGAATCGAACGTTAACTTCTGCTGTTGTGATTCCTGAGGGGTACTATTTGGTTTTGGGGGATAATCGACCGTATGCGACCGATAGTCGCCATTATGGTTTGATTGCAAAAGAGAATGTGATTGGGAAAATTACGATGCAGCTTTTGCCGTTTGGTGAGATGAAGAGTTTTTAG